Proteins encoded by one window of Flexibacter flexilis DSM 6793:
- a CDS encoding glycosyltransferase family 2 protein, whose translation MLPAGQKLSIIVAVYYEEDCIEQFIKETTEVLHQNAINYEIVFIDDGSQDRTVELIKIAAAQNDRLKLVELSYNHGKQGALTAGFTYASGDYLLMMDPDLQDPPVEIPRFIEEIQKGYDLVFGVREEKKDKFSNVLMSNIFWGVLERFTGLNLPKGLAVMRIFNRRFTDQFLKYNEASRFIEGMFMHVGMKRGTLVISQRERFAGVSKFNFKRKMNLAFNAIFDFSELPLKMAVRFGLGLVGFGIIAALALVFLRVFVTEFQLGWPSIMITLIIGFGLQIFFVGLASIYIGKIYKEAKHRPVFSAKELTNLDWKP comes from the coding sequence ATGCTTCCAGCAGGCCAAAAATTGTCAATTATCGTAGCTGTGTACTACGAAGAAGATTGTATTGAGCAATTTATCAAGGAAACAACAGAGGTTTTGCATCAAAATGCGATTAACTATGAAATTGTTTTTATAGATGATGGCAGCCAAGACCGTACTGTCGAGCTCATTAAGATAGCGGCAGCACAGAACGATAGACTTAAATTGGTGGAACTTTCGTATAATCATGGCAAACAAGGCGCATTGACCGCAGGCTTTACTTATGCTTCTGGTGATTACTTGTTGATGATGGATCCTGATTTGCAAGATCCGCCCGTAGAAATTCCGCGTTTTATTGAGGAAATACAAAAAGGCTATGATTTGGTTTTTGGCGTTCGAGAAGAGAAAAAAGATAAATTCTCTAACGTGCTGATGTCTAATATTTTTTGGGGCGTATTAGAGCGATTTACGGGCTTAAACTTACCAAAGGGTTTGGCCGTAATGCGTATTTTTAATCGCCGATTTACAGACCAGTTTTTGAAATATAACGAGGCTAGTCGTTTTATTGAAGGTATGTTCATGCACGTGGGCATGAAACGCGGCACATTGGTTATTTCGCAACGAGAGCGTTTTGCAGGTGTAAGCAAATTTAATTTCAAAAGGAAGATGAATTTGGCCTTCAATGCCATTTTTGATTTTTCGGAATTGCCTTTGAAAATGGCCGTTCGATTTGGTTTGGGCTTGGTCGGATTTGGAATAATAGCGGCATTGGCTTTGGTGTTTTTGCGGGTATTTGTTACTGAATTTCAACTGGGTTGGCCGTCCATTATGATAACGCTCATTATTGGTTTTGGTTTGCAAATTTTCTTTGTGGGTTTGGCCAGTATTTATATTGGCAAAATTTATAAAGAGGCGAAGCATCGCCCTGTTTTCTCTGCAAAAGAGCTGACCAATTTGGACTGGAAACCGTAG
- a CDS encoding acetyltransferase — MAQKKVAIVGAGDLGQLMAHHLLHDKAASEVIFYDDYATAGQIKGLGLVQGAVSQAVEDYQSGVFDEMFLAIGYKHFAARQAMFEQLCEQIKFGVFVHSSSYVDEPRLLGAGTFILPGCTMDRGASTGQNVFFNVGCRVAHDTHVGKHSFFGPGVTLAGFVRIGQRCFVGVGTVVIDNITFADDIQTGGGAVVTKPLTESGLYVGVPAKKLNK; from the coding sequence ATGGCACAGAAAAAAGTAGCGATAGTTGGGGCTGGAGATTTGGGGCAATTGATGGCGCATCATTTGTTACACGACAAGGCCGCAAGCGAGGTGATATTTTATGATGATTATGCCACCGCAGGCCAAATCAAAGGTTTGGGTTTGGTTCAAGGGGCTGTAAGTCAGGCAGTAGAAGATTACCAATCAGGCGTTTTTGATGAAATGTTTTTGGCCATTGGTTACAAACATTTTGCCGCACGCCAAGCAATGTTTGAGCAGCTCTGCGAGCAAATCAAATTCGGGGTATTTGTGCATAGCAGCAGTTATGTGGACGAACCACGTTTGTTGGGGGCAGGCACTTTTATTTTGCCAGGTTGTACCATGGACAGAGGCGCATCTACTGGCCAAAATGTGTTTTTTAATGTAGGTTGCAGGGTGGCACACGATACGCACGTAGGCAAGCATTCATTTTTTGGCCCTGGTGTTACGTTGGCTGGATTTGTGCGTATTGGTCAGCGTTGCTTTGTGGGTGTCGGGACGGTAGTGATTGATAACATAACGTTTGCCGATGACATACAGACAGGTGGCGGTGCGGTCGTAACAAAACCTCTTACCGAATCGGGTTTGTATGTGGGAGTTCCTGCCAAAAAATTAAATAAGTAA